A genomic segment from Stenotrophomonas maltophilia encodes:
- the hutG gene encoding N-formylglutamate deformylase, whose amino-acid sequence MNTHPEWLTVHEGDAPLIVSFPHTGSELPHDLIGDYHSPWLARRDADWWVHELYDFVRGMGATTVRSAISRSVIDLNRDPSGVSLYPGQNTTGLCPLTTFDNQPLYHAGREPDDAEIARRRDTYFLPYHDALASQITRLRARHGTVVVYDAHSIRSHIPHLFDGELPQFNLGTAGPSGAPDTSCDNALSDVVENLLKISGMSQVRNGRFKGGWITRHYSNIAGGVHSLQMELACRGYMHEPLPDQVDEHSWPTPLDPDHAAPLRHTLAQVLNACLEFATNRSAA is encoded by the coding sequence ATGAATACCCATCCCGAATGGCTGACGGTGCACGAGGGCGACGCCCCCCTCATCGTCAGCTTCCCGCATACCGGCAGCGAGCTGCCGCACGACCTGATCGGCGACTACCACTCGCCGTGGCTGGCACGCCGCGACGCCGACTGGTGGGTGCACGAGCTGTACGACTTCGTGCGCGGCATGGGCGCGACCACGGTGCGCTCGGCGATCTCACGTTCGGTGATCGACCTCAATCGCGACCCCAGCGGCGTGTCGCTGTACCCGGGCCAGAACACCACCGGCCTGTGCCCGCTGACGACCTTCGACAACCAGCCGCTGTACCACGCCGGGCGCGAACCGGATGACGCGGAAATCGCCCGTCGCCGCGACACGTATTTCCTGCCTTACCACGATGCGCTGGCTTCGCAGATCACGCGCCTGCGCGCACGCCACGGCACCGTGGTGGTCTACGACGCGCACTCGATCCGCTCGCATATCCCGCACCTGTTCGACGGTGAGCTGCCGCAGTTCAACCTGGGCACCGCCGGTCCCTCGGGTGCGCCGGACACCTCCTGCGACAACGCCCTGAGCGATGTGGTTGAAAACCTGCTGAAGATCAGCGGCATGAGCCAGGTGCGCAACGGCCGTTTCAAGGGGGGCTGGATCACCCGCCACTACAGCAACATCGCCGGCGGCGTGCACAGCCTGCAGATGGAGCTGGCCTGCCGTGGCTACATGCACGAACCCCTGCCGGACCAGGTGGACGAACACAGCTGGCCCACCCCGCTCGACCCCGACCACGCCGCACCGCTGCGCCACACCCTGGCGCAGGTGCTCAACGCCTGCCTTGAATTCGCTACGAACCGGAGCGCCGCATGA